One Saccharopolyspora erythraea NRRL 2338 genomic region harbors:
- a CDS encoding AfsR/SARP family transcriptional regulator has translation MELVLASLLFRANQVVSVDQLVTEIWGDDPPRRAVDGIYVYVSQLRKFLGRFGQESSPITTRSPGYVLHVGPGALDVHAFQRLMDKGRVCMRMQRYEEASTSFQSALSLWRGPVLGEMRGGPIISRYSTWLEEARLECLEAVVSTGIALGRHQELVGLLRMLIAEHPLHEEFYRQLMITLYQRGRRADALRVYNDARETLNRELGLEPNRGLQELQRSILVGDGELAS, from the coding sequence GTGGAATTGGTGCTGGCGTCCCTGCTGTTCCGGGCGAACCAGGTGGTCTCGGTCGACCAGCTCGTCACCGAGATCTGGGGCGACGACCCGCCCCGGCGGGCCGTCGACGGGATCTACGTCTACGTCTCGCAGCTTCGCAAGTTCCTCGGCAGGTTCGGCCAGGAGAGCAGCCCGATCACCACCAGGTCGCCGGGCTACGTGCTCCACGTCGGTCCCGGCGCCCTCGACGTGCACGCCTTCCAGCGGCTGATGGACAAGGGCCGGGTGTGCATGCGGATGCAGCGCTACGAGGAGGCGTCGACGTCCTTCCAGTCCGCGCTGTCGCTGTGGCGCGGGCCGGTGCTCGGAGAGATGCGGGGCGGGCCGATCATCAGCAGGTACTCCACCTGGCTGGAGGAGGCGCGGCTGGAGTGCCTGGAAGCGGTGGTCTCCACCGGGATCGCCCTCGGCCGGCACCAGGAGCTGGTGGGACTGCTGCGGATGCTGATCGCCGAACACCCGCTGCACGAGGAGTTCTACCGGCAGCTCATGATCACCCTCTACCAGCGCGGACGCCGGGCCGACGCCCTGCGCGTCTACAACGACGCGCGGGAGACCCTCAACCGCGAGCTGGGGCTGGAACCCAACCGGGGACTGCAGGAGCTGCAGCGCTCCATCCTCGTCGGCGACGGCGAACTCGCCTCATGA